In a single window of the Serratia quinivorans genome:
- a CDS encoding Putative transposase DNA-binding domain, which produces MKLEYKAEQSGKHLVKIDQWFASSKTCHCCGYKMTEMPLNKRIWPCPACGVEHDRDINAAINIQHKGITDLQAAGLVVSAHGGQRKSVISTVAA; this is translated from the coding sequence ATGAAACTGGAATACAAAGCGGAGCAGTCCGGCAAACACCTGGTGAAAATTGATCAATGGTTTGCCAGCTCTAAAACCTGCCATTGCTGCGGTTATAAAATGACGGAAATGCCGCTGAATAAACGTATCTGGCCATGCCCGGCGTGTGGTGTTGAGCATGACCGCGATATTAACGCGGCCATCAACATCCAGCACAAGGGTATAACGGATTTACAGGCGGCGGGACTCGTCGTTTCTGCCCATGGAGGCCAGCGTAAATCTGTCATATCGACGGTTGCGGCCTGA
- a CDS encoding O-acetylserine/cysteine export protein, protein MLNWTLLFAAYSYASIAVATVTYHVQPFMLVGLGLLFFGEKLTANKIGWLLLAFGGMLLIITGKHDGAASGSHYFTGVMLALGAAFMYAVAAAIVKQLKGVPPHLIVLIQLTVGVVLLAPFAGLDALPSTANAWLLLATLGLVHTGLMSSLLYSAIQKIPTSLVGALSFIYPLVAIIVDWAVFGHRLSLMQLLGAAAILLAAAGMNFGWRLMRAKKKPCLADESQTP, encoded by the coding sequence GTGTTGAACTGGACGCTGTTATTTGCTGCCTATTCCTACGCCTCTATTGCCGTGGCAACGGTCACTTACCACGTGCAGCCCTTTATGTTGGTCGGGCTGGGGCTGTTGTTTTTTGGTGAAAAACTGACCGCGAACAAAATCGGCTGGCTGCTGCTGGCCTTTGGCGGCATGTTGCTGATAATTACCGGCAAACATGACGGCGCTGCTTCCGGATCTCATTACTTTACCGGTGTGATGCTGGCGCTGGGTGCGGCTTTTATGTATGCGGTCGCGGCAGCGATTGTCAAACAGTTGAAAGGGGTGCCACCGCATCTGATCGTGTTGATTCAGCTCACCGTTGGCGTGGTGCTGTTGGCCCCCTTCGCCGGGCTGGACGCTCTGCCATCAACGGCAAATGCCTGGCTGCTGCTGGCAACCCTTGGCCTGGTGCATACCGGGTTGATGTCTTCGCTGTTGTACAGCGCGATCCAGAAAATCCCGACCAGCCTGGTGGGTGCCTTATCGTTTATCTATCCGTTGGTGGCGATTATCGTCGACTGGGCGGTGTTCGGCCACCGCCTGAGCCTGATGCAACTGTTGGGCGCTGCGGCCATCTTGCTGGCGGCGGCGGGCATGAATTTTGGTTGGCGACTGATGCGGGCGAAGAAAAAGCCCTGTCTGGCGGACGAGAGCCAAACGCCTTAA
- a CDS encoding Probable transposase, with the protein MLSSARCVLRTIKLCISAATSTSDTAYRSVLCDDGLTEPAKPTLITRVTGCDLGLSHYLIQSNGKKIANPRHLVRASRNLRRKQKALSRKIKGSVNRAKARLQVAKCHEHVANARADFQHKLSRTLVDENQAVIVETLKAANMMKKSQAGAAHCGCVVVWVRDETGIQSGAVRQTPGEN; encoded by the coding sequence ATGCTCAGTTCGGCGCGGTGCGTTTTGCGTACAATAAAGCTCTGTATATCAGCCGCCACAAGTACCAGCGACACGGCGTATCGGTCAGTACTCTGTGACGATGGGCTGACCGAGCCAGCCAAACCCACACTGATAACCCGCGTAACCGGTTGTGATTTGGGTTTGTCACATTACTTAATTCAATCGAACGGCAAAAAAATAGCCAACCCACGACATCTGGTACGTGCCAGCCGTAATCTGCGGCGTAAACAAAAAGCGCTGTCACGAAAGATAAAAGGCAGTGTAAACCGGGCAAAAGCGCGTTTACAGGTAGCGAAATGCCACGAGCATGTGGCGAATGCCCGTGCTGACTTCCAGCATAAATTGTCTCGGACACTGGTTGACGAAAACCAAGCGGTCATTGTTGAGACACTGAAAGCAGCAAACATGATGAAAAAATCACAAGCTGGCGCGGCACATTGCGGATGCGTCGTGGTCTGGGTTCGTGATGAAACTGGAATACAAAGCGGAGCAGTCCGGCAAACACCTGGTGAAAATTGA
- the adhB_3 gene encoding Alcohol dehydrogenase cytochrome c subunit precursor, protein MSKLKKAAGWGSLAVIAVAVTGAIISWQPEIAPRDVNETQVFSQQQIARGKMLADLGDCSVCHTRPGGKRNTGGLAMEIPFGTIYTTNITPDNETGIGKWSYAAFERAMRHGVDRQGRYLYPAFPYTAFTRTSDEDLQALYAYLMSQPAVNYQPPVTALSFPFNIRQGIVTWNWLFLTPGAMKADPDQSAEWNRGAYLTEGLGHCSACHSPRNLMFGEKGGSAHLTGGVAEAWTAPSLTGSSVAPLDWTRQDLLSFMRSGYSANHGVAAGPMAPVIEEGLSRLPEQDLQAIATYLRSYHPQQPRVAEAQRLNDWAELKTEPLTTEGARIFSGACMACHAQEKGAQMAGVRPSLALNTNLFADTPDNAIRVVLDGIQRPANINLGYMPAFRHNLNDGQIAALLDFLRQSYAGKAPWPDLQAQVSRLRSETEDR, encoded by the coding sequence ATGAGCAAATTAAAGAAAGCCGCTGGATGGGGCAGCCTGGCCGTCATCGCCGTAGCAGTCACCGGCGCTATTATCAGCTGGCAGCCGGAAATTGCGCCTCGTGATGTGAACGAGACCCAGGTTTTTAGTCAGCAACAGATTGCCCGTGGCAAAATGCTGGCCGATCTCGGCGACTGTTCGGTTTGCCATACCCGGCCGGGCGGTAAACGCAATACCGGCGGGCTGGCGATGGAGATCCCATTCGGCACCATCTACACCACCAACATCACTCCGGATAACGAAACCGGCATTGGCAAATGGTCGTATGCTGCCTTTGAACGGGCAATGCGTCATGGGGTCGATCGCCAGGGGCGCTATCTCTATCCTGCTTTCCCCTATACCGCCTTTACCCGTACCAGTGACGAAGATCTGCAGGCGTTATACGCCTATCTGATGTCGCAACCAGCGGTGAACTACCAGCCACCCGTTACCGCACTGAGTTTTCCGTTTAACATTCGCCAGGGCATAGTCACCTGGAACTGGCTATTCCTGACGCCGGGCGCGATGAAGGCAGACCCCGACCAAAGCGCCGAATGGAACCGGGGAGCCTATCTTACCGAGGGGCTGGGTCATTGCAGCGCCTGTCATTCACCCCGCAATCTGATGTTTGGCGAAAAAGGCGGCAGTGCGCACTTGACCGGCGGCGTGGCGGAGGCCTGGACGGCACCGTCGCTCACCGGCAGTTCGGTGGCACCGCTGGATTGGACCCGGCAGGATCTCCTCAGCTTTATGCGCAGCGGGTATTCAGCAAATCACGGCGTAGCGGCAGGGCCGATGGCACCGGTAATCGAAGAGGGGCTTTCACGCCTGCCGGAGCAGGACCTGCAGGCCATCGCTACCTATCTTCGCAGCTACCATCCGCAGCAGCCCAGAGTCGCAGAGGCTCAACGGCTGAACGACTGGGCAGAGTTAAAAACGGAGCCGTTAACCACCGAAGGGGCGCGTATTTTCTCCGGGGCCTGCATGGCTTGCCATGCTCAGGAGAAGGGGGCGCAAATGGCCGGTGTCAGGCCTTCACTGGCGCTGAATACCAATCTGTTTGCCGATACGCCAGACAATGCGATTAGGGTGGTGCTGGACGGTATCCAGCGGCCGGCCAATATCAATCTGGGATATATGCCGGCATTCCGTCATAACCTGAACGATGGACAGATTGCGGCGTTGCTTGATTTCCTGCGGCAAAGTTACGCCGGGAAAGCGCCGTGGCCTGACCTGCAGGCGCAAGTCAGCCGCTTACGCAGTGAGACTGAAGATAGATAG
- the iorA_1 gene encoding Isoquinoline 1-oxidoreductase subunit alpha, with translation MEIKINGRMVALDDVSPETPLLYVLRNDLGLNGPKYGCGLGECGACTVLVDGVAARSCSIPLSGALNKSITTLEGLGEAGQLHPVQQGFIDEQAAQCGYCTNGMIMTLVALFERNPQADEQQIKNELAYNLCRCGTHIEILRAAAKARQLLAERGQA, from the coding sequence ATGGAAATCAAAATAAACGGCCGGATGGTCGCGCTTGACGACGTCTCGCCCGAGACGCCTTTACTCTACGTGTTACGCAACGATCTTGGCCTAAACGGCCCCAAATACGGCTGTGGTTTGGGGGAGTGCGGTGCCTGTACGGTGCTGGTCGATGGCGTTGCTGCTCGTTCTTGTTCCATTCCTCTGAGCGGTGCGCTCAATAAATCCATTACCACGCTGGAAGGCCTCGGTGAAGCGGGACAGCTGCATCCGGTGCAACAAGGCTTTATCGATGAGCAGGCCGCACAGTGCGGTTATTGCACCAACGGCATGATCATGACGCTGGTCGCTCTGTTTGAGCGCAATCCGCAGGCCGATGAACAACAAATCAAAAACGAACTGGCCTATAACCTGTGTCGTTGCGGCACCCATATCGAAATCCTGCGCGCCGCCGCCAAAGCCCGGCAGCTGTTGGCTGAAAGGGGGCAGGCATGA
- a CDS encoding Membrane-bound aldehyde dehydrogenase [pyrroloquinoline-quinone] precursor yields MSRLEITRRRLLQAGGVVMVSSLLPVSLNTLAAEPATLGNLPLDRVDSFIGLTADGRVTAFNGHVDLGTGIRTALAQIVADEICVPFDQVTVILGDTQRTPDQGPTIASATIQVTSIPLRQAAAQVRQLLLGLAARAFALPVDRLRAENGRVFAADKPHVSLSYGDLASGQNLQVALDKTVMLKSVTESRYVGKAVPRVDIPAKVTGQLTYVHDLRLPGMLHGRVVRPPYIGADSSAPLGSGLLSVDRASIAHLPGIVKLVVINDFIGIVAEREEQAIAAMRQLKTVWRPWSGLPDLSADGLHAALVANPKTDRVLRDDAGVDAALGSLHTEVNADYVWPYHQHASIGPSCAVADVSSEHAEIWSGTQNPHDLRKDIAHLLDRQPEQVHINRMEASGCYGRNCADDVSADAALLSQATGKPVRVQLMREQESGWEPKGTGQLIRVRGGLDQHRQVAAYELKTSYPSNNAVTLSLVLAGKVANRADVQQMGDRTAIPQYEYPNMRVICQDAAPIVRASWMRGVSALPNVFAHESWIDELAWHAGQDPIAFRLQYLKDPRAVALINALKKQANWQQGPSHRNPAPDTQAWVTGRGFAYARYFHSKFPGFGAAWAAWVCDLSVNRHSGQIKLDKIFVAHDCGRIINPAGVRHQVHGNILQSASRVLKEFVTFDASAVTSLDWGGYPILRFDELPQVDVQLLDYPDEPPMGAGESASVPSAAAIANALFDALGVRLREVPFTPEQVLKALKQQASANAATRDKSL; encoded by the coding sequence ATGAGCCGCCTGGAAATAACCCGCCGCCGCCTGTTACAGGCCGGTGGCGTGGTGATGGTCAGCAGCCTGTTGCCGGTTTCGCTTAATACCCTTGCCGCCGAACCTGCCACCCTGGGCAACCTGCCGCTGGATCGCGTGGACAGTTTTATCGGTCTGACCGCCGACGGCCGGGTCACCGCCTTTAACGGCCATGTGGATCTCGGTACCGGCATTCGCACGGCGTTGGCGCAAATTGTTGCCGATGAAATCTGCGTCCCTTTTGATCAGGTGACGGTCATTCTGGGGGATACCCAGCGCACGCCGGATCAGGGGCCGACCATCGCCAGTGCCACCATTCAGGTGACTTCAATTCCGCTGCGTCAGGCGGCGGCACAGGTGCGGCAATTGCTGCTGGGGCTGGCCGCTCGCGCTTTCGCGTTGCCGGTGGACAGGCTGCGTGCAGAAAATGGCCGGGTATTTGCAGCGGATAAACCCCACGTCAGCCTGAGTTATGGCGATCTGGCCAGCGGGCAAAACTTACAGGTGGCACTGGATAAAACGGTCATGTTGAAGAGCGTGACGGAGAGTCGTTACGTTGGCAAGGCGGTGCCACGGGTGGATATCCCGGCCAAGGTCACCGGCCAACTGACCTATGTGCACGATCTTCGCCTGCCGGGCATGCTGCACGGCAGAGTGGTGCGGCCGCCTTATATCGGGGCTGACAGCAGTGCCCCGCTGGGCAGTGGGCTGCTGTCGGTGGACAGAGCTTCCATTGCTCATTTGCCAGGTATCGTAAAGCTGGTGGTGATTAACGATTTTATCGGCATCGTGGCCGAGCGTGAAGAGCAGGCGATCGCAGCCATGCGCCAATTGAAAACCGTGTGGCGCCCGTGGTCCGGGCTACCGGATCTCTCGGCGGATGGGCTGCATGCGGCGTTGGTGGCTAACCCGAAAACCGACCGCGTACTGCGTGATGATGCGGGGGTCGATGCCGCGCTGGGGTCGTTACATACCGAGGTGAATGCCGATTACGTCTGGCCCTATCATCAGCATGCTTCCATCGGGCCTTCCTGTGCGGTGGCCGACGTCAGCAGTGAGCATGCAGAAATTTGGTCCGGGACGCAAAACCCTCACGATCTGCGTAAAGACATTGCCCATTTGCTCGACCGGCAGCCGGAGCAGGTGCACATCAACCGTATGGAGGCCTCAGGTTGCTATGGCCGCAACTGCGCCGATGACGTATCGGCAGATGCCGCGTTGTTATCACAGGCGACCGGCAAACCGGTCAGGGTGCAGTTGATGCGCGAGCAAGAGTCTGGCTGGGAGCCCAAGGGCACCGGGCAGTTAATTCGGGTGCGCGGTGGGCTGGATCAGCACCGGCAGGTGGCGGCCTATGAGTTGAAAACCAGTTATCCTTCCAATAATGCCGTGACATTGTCACTGGTGTTGGCCGGCAAGGTGGCCAATCGGGCCGACGTACAGCAGATGGGCGACAGAACTGCCATTCCACAGTATGAATATCCGAACATGCGAGTAATTTGCCAGGACGCTGCGCCGATCGTTCGGGCTTCCTGGATGCGCGGGGTGTCGGCGCTGCCCAACGTGTTCGCCCATGAGTCGTGGATTGATGAACTGGCATGGCATGCCGGGCAGGATCCGATCGCTTTCCGCCTGCAATATCTGAAAGACCCGCGTGCGGTCGCGTTGATCAATGCGCTGAAGAAACAGGCTAACTGGCAGCAGGGGCCGTCGCATCGCAACCCGGCACCGGATACGCAAGCGTGGGTCACGGGACGTGGCTTTGCTTATGCGCGTTACTTCCACAGCAAATTCCCCGGTTTCGGCGCCGCCTGGGCTGCCTGGGTGTGTGACCTTAGCGTCAATCGCCACAGCGGTCAGATCAAGCTCGATAAAATCTTTGTTGCCCATGACTGCGGACGCATCATCAACCCGGCCGGAGTGCGCCATCAGGTGCATGGCAATATTCTTCAGTCCGCCAGCCGGGTGCTGAAAGAGTTTGTCACCTTTGACGCTTCGGCGGTGACGTCGCTGGACTGGGGCGGCTACCCGATCCTGCGTTTTGACGAGTTGCCGCAGGTGGATGTTCAATTGCTGGACTATCCGGATGAGCCGCCGATGGGGGCGGGAGAATCGGCTTCGGTGCCGAGTGCGGCCGCTATCGCCAATGCGTTATTTGATGCGCTGGGGGTGCGCCTGCGGGAAGTGCCATTTACTCCCGAGCAGGTGCTGAAAGCGTTAAAACAGCAGGCTTCCGCCAACGCAGCAACCAGGGATAAGTCATTATGA